A stretch of Gossypium hirsutum isolate 1008001.06 chromosome A06, Gossypium_hirsutum_v2.1, whole genome shotgun sequence DNA encodes these proteins:
- the LOC107962073 gene encoding microtubule-associated protein 70-5, with the protein MVCPEESFGGNESSFAHLHPNPVVLELTRLQNQLKERDRELGAAQAEIKALRATEALKDKAIHELQVEVQKLDEKHRVTENILQHKNLEIKKLTNEKKDAMAAQFAAEATLRRVHANQKDDDDVSIESVIAPLEAEIKMYKNEIAMLHEDKRALERLTKSKESALLEAEKILRSALERALIVEEVQNQNFELRRQIEICQEEHKILEKTNRQKVLEVEKLSQTIQELEEAILAGGAAANSIRDYQRQISQLNEEKRTLERELARVKVSANRVATVVANEWKDENDKVMPVKQWLEDRRLLQAEMQRLKDKLAVSERTAKAEAQLKEKFKLRLKILEDGLKHVSTLSVNASYGSPKPDKSSNILGLLTGSSGPRKRSTSQPRASTISATLLQRPSVETETANTRIRQGSILRRRPVSEENMVRKKLWASRCKVADSSEKENAENKVHEQTEKKNNEENENRGNAEDMVSGFLYDRLQKEVINLRKFCEAKDSSLNAKDEEIKMLMKKVEAFSRAMEMESKRVKKEAQLVKEKKNGSPKMEDTKKVKNNNSRRS; encoded by the exons ATGGTGTGTCCTGAGGAATCATTTGGAGGCAATGAGAGCTCTTTTGCTCACCTTCATCCTAACCCTGTTGTGTTAGAGCTCACCCGATTGCAGAACCAACTCAAAG AAAGGGACAGGGAGTTAGGAGCTGCCCAGGCTGAAATCAAAGCTTTGAGAGCAACTGAAGCACTGAAGGATAAGGCCATACATGAG cTCCAGGTTGAAGTTCAAAAGTTGGATGAGAAACATAGGGTCACTGAGAATATCCTTCAACATAAG AACCTCGAAATCAAGAAACTGACGAATGAGAAGAAAGATGCAATGGCTGCACAATTTGCTGCAGAAGCAACTCTTAGAAGGGTGCATGCAAACCAAAAGGATGATGATGATGTTTCTATCGAATCCGTCATTGCTCCTCTTGAGGCAGAGATAAAAATGTATAAGAATGAG ATTGCAATGCTACATGAGGATAAGCGGGCGTTGGAACGTCTTACTAAGTCGAAAGAGTCGGCTCTGCTCGAAGCAGAGAAGATTTTGCGAAGTGCTTTAGAAAGGGCTTTAATAGTTGAGGAGGTTCAAAACCAGAACTTTGAGTTAAGGAGACAGATTGAGATTTGTCAG GAGGAGCACAAAATCCTTGAGAAAACCAATCGCCAAAAGGTCTTAGAGGTTGAAAAGCTAAGCCAAACTATTCAAGAACTCGAAGAGGCGATTTTGGCTGGAGGAGCTGCTGCTAACTCTATCCGGGACTATCAGAGACAAATTTCGCAACTTAAT GAAGAAAAGAGGACGCTCGAGAGGGAGCTTGCACGAGTTAAAGTCTCGGCCAACCGTGTAGCGACCGTGGTGGCCAATGAGTGGAAGGATGAGAATGACAAGGTAATGCCTGTCAAGCAATGGCTGGAAGACAGAAGGCTGCTTCAG GCAGAGATGCAAAGATTGAAGGACAAACTAGCTGTGTCAGAGAGAACAGCAAAGGCAGAAGCAcagcttaag GAGAAATTCAAGCTAAGGCTCAAAATATTGGAAGATGGCTTAAAACACGTATCAACTTTGTCAGTTAATGCATCTTATGGGTCCCCAAAACCAGACAAGTCCAGCAATATATTAGGGCTTTTAACAGGCAGCAGTGGACCAAGGAAGAGGTCTACCTCTCAACCAAGGGCTTCTACCATCAGTGCCACTCTACTGCAGCGGCCAAGTGTAGAAACTGAAACAGCCAATACCAGAATAAGACAAGGTAGCATCTTAAGAAGAAGGCCAGTATCAGAAGAAAATATGGTGAGAAAAAAATTGTGGGCGTCTAGGTGTAAGGTTGCTGAtagtagtgaaaaagaaaatgctGAAAATAAGGTCCATGAACAGACTGAAAAGAAAAACAATGAAGAGAATGAAAACAGAGGGAATGCTGAAGATATGGTTTCAGGGTTTTTGTATGATAGGCTTCAGAAAGAGGTCATTAATCTAAGGAAGTTTTGTGAGGCTAAGGATAGTAGCTTGAATGCTAAAGATGAAGAAATAAAG ATGCTGATGAAGAAGGTTGAAGCATTCTCAAGAGCCATGGAAATGGAATCTAAACGAGTGAAGAAAGAAGCACAACTtgttaaagaaaagaagaatggATCACCCAAAATGGAGGATACCAAAAAGGTGAAAAACAATAACTCTAGAAGGTCTTGA